AACGTTACGCCGTCCGCTACCGGGAGCCCGAGGTGACCACGCGGTCCGCCCGCTCCGCTGTGGAGTCCGAACGAGAGGAGGCCGAGCGAGCCGCCGGCGCCGTCGAGCGGGTGGAAGTCCCCCGTCGCAATCTGGTCATCCTGCGCTGCCAAACGGTCACAACACGCAACGCGGAGGGAAAAACGGCACACCCGGAGGACCTGGCCCATCGGTCCGACGTGGAGTTCGTCACCCCCGTCTACCGGGAGACGACACAAGGGCTCCAGCTGATCCCCACGGACGAGTTCAACGTGCGATTCAAGCCGGACGTGACGCCCGAACAGATCGCCGAGCTCAACGCCCAGTATGACGTCGAAATCGTGCGTCAGAGCAAATGGTCCCCCCAGGAGTATATCCTGCGCGTGACCAACCCACAAGAGCGCAGCGTGATCGACGTGGCCAACGCTTACTATGAAAGTGGGCTCACCGAGTGGGCCGAACCCAACTTCCTGACGGAGGGCCGCAAACATTTTTTACCAAATGACCCGCTCCTGGCCCACCAATGGCACCTGGAGAACACCGGCCAGGGCGGGGGAACCGCCGGCGAGGACGTCCACGCCCAAGAAGCATGGGATATCACGAGGGGCGACCCGGACATCACCATCGCGATCCTGGACGACGGCGTAGACGTGGACCATCCCGATCTGGCAGCCAACATCCATCCCGCAGGGTACGACTTCTTCGATGACGATGATAACCCTCGGCCGCGCTATTTCGCGGCCCCCTATAACGAGACCAACGACAATGACATCCATGGCACACCCTGCGCAGGGGTGGCAGCCGCCTGCGGGAACAACGGCACCGGCGTAGCCGGCATCGCCTATCAGTGCCGCATCCTGCCCATCAAGATCTGGGGAGCTCCCAGCCTGGCCCCCAACAGCGTGATCGCCGACAGCATCCGCTACGCCGCCCAACACGCGGCCGTGCTCAGCGGGTCGTGGTCCAGCGCCGAAAGCGACACGGTCCGCCAAGCCATCGAGGATGTGAGCCAACACGCACGCAACGGCCGGGGGGTGCTGGTCTTCTTCTCCTCGGGGAACGATCCCGCCTGGCGGGGCCGCTCCGTGGCGTTCCCCGCTCGAGTCGACGCCGCCATCGCGGTGGGCGCCTCCACGAATCAAGGGCGTCGCTCCGGATATTCCAACTACGGCCCGGAGCTGGACTTCGTCGCCCCCAGCAACGGCGGCACCCAGGGGATCTGGACCACGGATGTGTCCTACACCGACCGCGGCTACAATCTGGGAGACGACGGATCGGGCGGCGATGACGGGCTGTACACGAACTCGTTCGGGGGGACCTCCTCCGCATGCCCACTGGCAGCCGGTGTGGGCGCGCTGGTGCTCTCCGTACGTCCGGATCTCCCGGCGGCGCTGGTGCGCCGGATCCTGCGGGAGACCTGCGACAAGATCGGCAACCGACCTTATGTCAATGGGCGCAATGATGAGTACGGATGGGGGCGGATCAATGCGCACCGGGCCGTCTCCACCGCCCGATTCGCTCCCATCGGCAACCGGCGCAGCAAGGAGATGCACCGAGCGTGGTGCCCGTGGGCCCGCCGGATGGCCGACCACAACAAGGTGTACTTCCTCTCCGTGGAAGAGGGACTGGACGCGGGGTACAACGGCTGCTGGTATTGCCTGCGCCCGTATGACACCGGATGACCTGAGACGGCAGCCGGACAAATGCCAAAACGTTGGGGCGCACGATCGTGCGCCCCAACGTCAAAGACATGCCCTTCTCGTGGACGAGCGCTATTCCTCCTCCAGACGCAACATGGTGAAGAAGGCCTCCTGCGGGATCTCCACACGTCCCACCTTCTTCATGCGTTTCTTGCCCGCCTTCTGCCTCTCCAGCAACTTGCGCTTACGGGTCACATCGCCCCCATAGCACTTCGCCAGCACATCCTTGCGCAGCGCCTTCACGTTCGCACGGGAGATCACCTTCTTCCCCACCGCCGCCTGGATCGGGACCGTGAACAGCTGACGGGGGATCACTTCCTTCATCTTAGAGACCAGCCGCTGTCCCTTGATGTACGCCTGGTCACGATGCACGATCATGGAGAGGGCATCCACCGGCTGCTGGTTCACCAGCACGTCCAGCCGGACCATGTCCGCCGGCCGGTAGCCGTCAAACTGATAGTCCAGCGAGGCATACCCTCGCGTGCGGGCCTTCAACTCATTGTAGAAATCCACCAGGATCTCGCCTAGCGGGATCTTATACGTCAACAGCACCCGGCGCTGATCCAGATACTCCTGGTTCTTGAATTCGCCGCGCCGTCGGGTCACCAGCTCCATCACCGTGCCGATGAACTCCGTCGGCGTGAAGATGGAGATCTCCACCCACGGCTCGGCGATCTCCTCGATCTCGTTCTCGGGCGGCAGATCCGCCGGGTTGTCCACGATGATCTCCTCGCCGTTGGTCTTGCGCACCCGATACTCCACCGACGGAGCCGTAAACACGATATCCAGATCGTACTCCCGCTCCAGCCGCTCCTGCACGATCTCCATATGGAACAGCCCCAGGAACCCGCAGCGGAAGCCAAACCCCAGGGCCTGCGAGGTCTCCGGCTGGAAGGTCAGCGCCGCATCGTTGAGCTGAAGCTTCTCAAGCGCCTCTCGCAGCAGATTGTAATCCTCGCCCTCGGCGGGATATACGGAGGCGAAGACCATGGGCTTCATCGGCCGATAGCCGGGGAGCGGCTCGGTCGCCGGGTTCGCCGCCAGGGTGATGGTATCCCCCACCCGACACTCCTGCACCGTCTTCAGCCCCGTGGCGATGTACCCCACCTCCCCCGCCGACAGTTCGCCGGTAGGACGCATGGAGGGCGTGAACACGCCGATCTCCATCGGAAGCGTTTCCACCCCCGATGACATCAGCAGCAACGGCTCATCGGCACGAACGCGCCCGTCCACCATACGGACGTACGCGATCACGCCCTTATAGGCGTCGTAGTGAGAGTCAAAGATCAGGGCGCGCAAGGGGGCCTCGGGATCTCCCTTGGGAGGCGGGACCTGCTCCACTACCGCCCGAAGCACCTGCTCCACATTCGTGCCCTCCTTGGCGGAGACACGAATGACCGACGCCTCGTCCACGCCCAGCAGTTCGGCGATCTCGTGGGCCACCTCATCGGGGCGGGCCGCCGGGAGGTCGATCTTGTTGACCACGGGGATGATCTCCAAGTCGTGCTCCAGGGCCAGATAGAGATTGGCCAGCGTCTGCGCCTCGATGCCCTGAGAAGCATCCACCACCAGGAGGGCACCCTCGCACGCGGCCAGGGCCCGAGAGACCTCATAGGAGAAATCGACATGGCCGGGCGTATCGATCAGATTGAGCTCATAAGTCACGCCGTCCGTGTGCGTGTACACCATCCGCACGGCCGACGCCTTGATGGTAACCCCCTTCTCGCGCTCCAGATCCATGTCATCCAGGACCTGATCCCGCATCTCCCGCTCGCTCACGGTCCCGGTGATCTGTAACAGCCGATCGGCCAATGTCGACTTGCCGTGGTCGATATGTGCAATGATGCAGAAGTTTCGAATACGCTCCAGATCCATCATCATCCGATCACACAGCTATCTCGAGTACACAGCCACGAAACGATCCAACCAGGACGACAACGCCACACCCCGACTCGCAACCCCTCGCCCAATGAACTTCCAGAGGATATCCCTCACGCCCAGTCCTGCATCCCCAGCCATCGGCTACGGGCCTGATGGTAGTACAGGATCGTCTCTCGCAACCCCTCCTCCCGGGAGTACTCGGGCATCCACCCGGTGTGCTCCTTGAAGGTGGAGTAATCCACGCCCAAACGGCGGAGCTCTGTTGTCCCAGGGCGATACCGGGAGGGGTCGATGATGAGCTCCTTCTCCCCCCAGATCCCGATATCCTGCCCCACCTTCAGGATCATCTCCGCCCATGCCTTGTTGCTGATGTCGTCGCCAAACCCGTAGGCATACGTCCGGCCGGGCTCCCCGAACACGGTCGCATAGAGGTGGCCTCGCACACCATCCAGCACGTAGGTGTAATCCCGGGTCGCGTCCGGGTTGCCCATCACGACCTTATCTCGAGACAACGCCTGCGTGATGATGGTGCCGGTCAGGTAGCGTGGGCTCTGCCGGGGGCCGAAGTTGTTGAACATCCGGGTCCCGACCACCGGGACGCCATAGGCCTGGTAGTAGTTCTTGCCCAGGAAATCGGCCGCCACCTTAGACGTCGCATATGGACTCTGCGGGTTCAGCGGAGATCGCTCATCGAAGACGACCACTCCGTCCTCACGGAACCGATAGAAGTCCCGTTGATCCTCGTTGATGTTGCCGAACTCTTCGGACGTCCCCGCCAGGTCGAACTTGAAGAGCTCCAGGTCCTCGTCCACGATGGCCTGCAGCAGGTTGAGCGTGGCAATGGTGTTGTTCATGAACGTCTCCAGCGGCCGAATCCAGGACTCCCCCACATGCGCCTGGGCCGCCAAGTGGAAGATAATCGGAGGCTCCGTCGCATCCTGCTTCACGGCCCGAACGGCCGCACGGGTGGAGTAAGGATCCACCAGGTTGCCCCAATGGATAGTGACGGCCTTCAACACCTCCGGGGAGAGGTTCTGCAGGCCGCGAGAGGAGGCCCGCACGAAGATGTGCACATTGGCCCCCAGCTCCACCAAGGCATCTGTCAGATGGCTGCCGATAAAGCCCGCCGCCCCGGTGACCAGCACCGTGCGGCCTCGTAAAGTCTCTCGAATCCGGTCATCCAGTTGCATGATCCCCTCACCTGTTCAGATCTCCGCCCGTCCACGGAATCCCTCCACAGACGAGCCTCATGAGATTATACCCGAAACCGGGAACTCCGGGAAACCAACGCTTCAACCTGAATCCCGCCCACTCAGAGCGCGTCTGAAAATTTACCGACAAGGTGTCTGAGGGTCTCCCTCAACGACCAGCTCCACAGGGGGAGGTGTGGAGGGGGCCTCCCCTCCACGGAAAACCCCACTTTTCCGGCCCGCACCTGCCTCTC
The sequence above is a segment of the Chloroflexota bacterium genome. Coding sequences within it:
- the lepA gene encoding elongation factor 4; translated protein: MDLERIRNFCIIAHIDHGKSTLADRLLQITGTVSEREMRDQVLDDMDLEREKGVTIKASAVRMVYTHTDGVTYELNLIDTPGHVDFSYEVSRALAACEGALLVVDASQGIEAQTLANLYLALEHDLEIIPVVNKIDLPAARPDEVAHEIAELLGVDEASVIRVSAKEGTNVEQVLRAVVEQVPPPKGDPEAPLRALIFDSHYDAYKGVIAYVRMVDGRVRADEPLLLMSSGVETLPMEIGVFTPSMRPTGELSAGEVGYIATGLKTVQECRVGDTITLAANPATEPLPGYRPMKPMVFASVYPAEGEDYNLLREALEKLQLNDAALTFQPETSQALGFGFRCGFLGLFHMEIVQERLEREYDLDIVFTAPSVEYRVRKTNGEEIIVDNPADLPPENEIEEIAEPWVEISIFTPTEFIGTVMELVTRRRGEFKNQEYLDQRRVLLTYKIPLGEILVDFYNELKARTRGYASLDYQFDGYRPADMVRLDVLVNQQPVDALSMIVHRDQAYIKGQRLVSKMKEVIPRQLFTVPIQAAVGKKVISRANVKALRKDVLAKCYGGDVTRKRKLLERQKAGKKRMKKVGRVEIPQEAFFTMLRLEEE
- a CDS encoding S8 family serine peptidase — its product is MPEQETFYYAGGRKIPLQRDPERYAVRYREPEVTTRSARSAVESEREEAERAAGAVERVEVPRRNLVILRCQTVTTRNAEGKTAHPEDLAHRSDVEFVTPVYRETTQGLQLIPTDEFNVRFKPDVTPEQIAELNAQYDVEIVRQSKWSPQEYILRVTNPQERSVIDVANAYYESGLTEWAEPNFLTEGRKHFLPNDPLLAHQWHLENTGQGGGTAGEDVHAQEAWDITRGDPDITIAILDDGVDVDHPDLAANIHPAGYDFFDDDDNPRPRYFAAPYNETNDNDIHGTPCAGVAAACGNNGTGVAGIAYQCRILPIKIWGAPSLAPNSVIADSIRYAAQHAAVLSGSWSSAESDTVRQAIEDVSQHARNGRGVLVFFSSGNDPAWRGRSVAFPARVDAAIAVGASTNQGRRSGYSNYGPELDFVAPSNGGTQGIWTTDVSYTDRGYNLGDDGSGGDDGLYTNSFGGTSSACPLAAGVGALVLSVRPDLPAALVRRILRETCDKIGNRPYVNGRNDEYGWGRINAHRAVSTARFAPIGNRRSKEMHRAWCPWARRMADHNKVYFLSVEEGLDAGYNGCWYCLRPYDTG
- a CDS encoding NAD-dependent epimerase/dehydratase family protein, which produces MQLDDRIRETLRGRTVLVTGAAGFIGSHLTDALVELGANVHIFVRASSRGLQNLSPEVLKAVTIHWGNLVDPYSTRAAVRAVKQDATEPPIIFHLAAQAHVGESWIRPLETFMNNTIATLNLLQAIVDEDLELFKFDLAGTSEEFGNINEDQRDFYRFREDGVVVFDERSPLNPQSPYATSKVAADFLGKNYYQAYGVPVVGTRMFNNFGPRQSPRYLTGTIITQALSRDKVVMGNPDATRDYTYVLDGVRGHLYATVFGEPGRTYAYGFGDDISNKAWAEMILKVGQDIGIWGEKELIIDPSRYRPGTTELRRLGVDYSTFKEHTGWMPEYSREEGLRETILYYHQARSRWLGMQDWA